Part of the Sebastes umbrosus isolate fSebUmb1 chromosome 3, fSebUmb1.pri, whole genome shotgun sequence genome is shown below.
tattaattcattattttattaatttaaagagAACAACCTGTGCAAAAtacacatcattattattatgtatgagCTTAAATGTGTCAAGGGGTTTATCctctaatacattttttaaattaaatgaaaaaaagatgttgtatgtatatgcatgataaAAAGTGATATATgtacacagagatgcaaaaaaaatatattattaatttaaagacaacaaccttttttttctagTCTGTGCAACAAACAATGAAGTGACTGAGGTTAGTTGTATAATAGGGAAATAAAACACCTACCTAACTGTTTTAAAAAGCTACAGCAGAAGCAGGAGATATGCAGCAGTAACACTAAGTTACATACagactatttaaaacacaaaacatgtcacaaaatCAGAATGTTATGTTGGTTTGGtttgggatggatggatggagggatatGTCATTGTTGATGTTACTATgttgaatgttgtgttgttgaatttatgtttttgtttaataatttagtatcattattaatatgtaTGTGCTTAAATGTGTCACAGGGTTTATCctctaatatatattttttaaattaaatgaaaaaaaaagatttagtatatatatgcatgatgagaagtaatatatgCACACAgagatgtaaaaacaaacaaacatgggaCGGTCAGCTTGCAATATCTTACTATAGGTTGGGACCTAAACATTAATTTAAAGAGAACAACCTTTTTCTAGTCTAAATGACTGAGGTTagttgtataataataataataataatttagtatcattattaatatttatgtgcTTAAATGTTTGTTAACTTCCATGTTTTGTGCCCTCTTGAAAACGAGATCTCAAGGGGTTTATCCTctaatacatttttgaaattaaatgaaaaaaaaaagatgtagtatgtatatgcatgatgacaagtaatatatgtacacagagatgtaaaacatatatattaattcattattttattaatttaaagagAACAACCTGTGCAAAAtacacatcattattattattatgtatgagCTTAAATGTGTCAAGGGGTTTATCctctaatacattttttaaattaaatgaaaaaaagatgttgtatgtatatgcatgataaAAAGTGATATATgtacacagagatgcaaaaaaatatatattattaatttaaagacaaccttttttttctagTCTGTGCAACAAACAATGAAGTGACTGAGGTTAGTTGTATAATAGGGAAATAAAACACCTACCTAACTGTTTTAAAAAGCTACAGCAGAAGCAGGAGATATGCAGCAGTAACACTAAGTTACAGACagactatttaaaacacaaaacatgtcacaaaatCAGAATGTTATGTTGGTTTGGtttgggatggatggatggagggatatGTCATTGTTGATGTTACTATgttgaatgttgtgttgttgaatttatgtttttgtttaataatttagtatcattattaatatgtaTGTGCTTAAATGTGTCACAGGGTTTATCctctaatatatatttttgaaattaaatgaaaaaaaaaagatgtagtatgtatatgcatgatgacaagtaatatatgtacacagagatgtaaaaacaaacaaacagtcagCTTGCAATATCTTACTATAGGTTGGGACCTAAACATTAATTTAAAGAGAACAACCTTTTTCTAGTCTAAGTGACTGAGGTTagttgtataataataataataatttagtatcattattaatatttatgtgcTTAAATGTTTGTTAACTTCCATGTTTTGTGCCCTCTTGAAAACGAGATCTCAAGGGGTTTATCCTCtaatatgtataaaaatataataataaatataatataaaaaagatgtagtatgtatatgcatgataataagtaatatatgtaaaaaaatatatattattaatttaattattttagtcATTTAAAGAGAACAACCTTTTTTATTCTAGTCTTTGTGCAACAAACAATGAAGTGACTGAGGTTAGTTGTATAATAGGGAAATAAAACACCTACCTAACTGTTTTAAAAAGCTACAGCAGAAGCAGGAGATATGCAGCAGTAACACTAAGTTACACACAGACtattcaaaacacaaaacatgtgacaaaagCAGACAGAAAAAGGAGGAAAGATGAGACAGAGGTCTGGTTGTCATCACATCAACATGCCCAGCTGGTAGCATCAGTAATGCTGCAGAGCATCTCCCTGCTGCTAACCAACCAAACACACTGTAATgttaaataataacaacagcTTTACTTACGCTCTCCCACTAACAGTATCCTCACGTCCTTGCGCATCCTCTTCAACGTGGACAGACTCGGTAAAGAGAAACATCTATGCTCCTGAGTCTGGATGAAGGACACTCAGCAGCCAGCTCTCCTCGGCCTGCTAACGGCTACGTTAACATGTCAGCTCCGGTTCACAACAGACGGTAGAGAGACGTACAAACCGGTAGATATCCGGGATACTAACGAGgtgtttttactttattcaACCTGTGAAGCTCAGTAAGTCTCAgatagtgctgctgctgctgctgctgctgctgtcttcaTCAGCTAATCTTCACACTAACTTGACAGTTGGAGCATTAACGGACGCTAGCGGGCGATCTTCCGTCACGCCCCCTGTGAGAGAGCGTGCAAAGATCGTATATTATCAATACGTCATCACGTCGTAAACAACTCGCCCACCCATCCCGGAAGTGAGAGcatttgtagtttttttaaagtaagaaatacagtataatgaCATACTGTGACATAAAATCAGTGGCAGAAGAAGTACTCATATCTTTTAAAGTAGTAATAGCTTTCTGTATAAATTTcctgttacaaataaaagtcctacATCCAAGATTTCACTAACTTTACAAGTAAAAATAgctatattaaagggactgtttgtaactttgtaagcgtataaatgtagcgggtcggcacacatgcacgctcgcatatgctcagctcgctccacctgtagacgtgaacgcgcgctcactacagactgcagaagagttagtttagctctgagaatatctagtgaatgcacaggggacgtttgtgcagaaataaatgctgcagttcctccagaccaacagaggttttccgtgtcttgtgaagtgacagagctCGACAGAGAGTTatgttgtcttctcgttaccgaccgggtgccggtgtctcctctgctctctctgactgcgggcggagagagcagggagacacgctgcagagccccgctgcctcagcctgcacttaggcaggaaaagccaacactaggatcagatctaaatcatgttcatggagagaccttcgtctggtcagctaacattactgccaagcagctgaaatatagagtgatattgtggttttagctgacgtgtgtcgcctcactgttttgagcgatgctcgttcaggtatatttagagcgagcaagcgcgagcccgacgctgactttcgttgatttcacgtccacaggtgtcgctgttaacaagcatttctgaaagttacaaatagtccctttaacagaatgtacttaaagtaggctattaaagggactgtttgtaagaatcagaattgcttgttaacagcaacaccagtggccgttaagtcaacgaaagtcagcgttggctcgcgcttgtgctcgctctaaatagacatgaacaagcatcactcaaaacagtgaggcgacacacgtcagctaaaaccacaatatcactctatatttcagctgcttggcagtaatgttagctgaccagacgaaggtctctccatgaatcactgctgatcctagtgttggcttttcctgcctcagcctcccgaccgcggtcggagggagacaccggcagccggtcggagacgataacgtttctcgctgcggagccccgtcacttcacaagacacggaaaacctctgttggtctggaggagctgcagcatttatttctgcacaaacgtccactgtacattcaccagatattctcagagctatgaagtcttctgcagtgtgtagtgtgcaaaagtacaatatttccatcagaaatagtggagtagaagtaagtAGCATGAaattgaaatactcaagtaaagcaaaagtacctcaaaattgtacttaagtacagtactcgagtaaatgtacttagttactttccatcgTTGCTTAAAATACAGACCGACCTCTCAATATTGAGAGACTTCCTACTTTCCTCCCCAGCTAGACAGCGCCTGTCAAGAGGCGCCATAGAAACCCAACAGCAGAAACCACAAGTTTTGCATAGTGTTCGTATTAAGCACACATTTATTTAGAGAATTGCACCATGTAGCACACAGTATAAACGGAAATGATAAATGCCTTAAAAAGGGCCCATCTAGACCGCTTGGCCTGGTTAGTTGTCTATCACAAACACCTGCCTATATGCTATGACAGGAAGGCATCATCCTCAACTGTCATCTGTGATACATCACTACAGTATACTGtggtttttgtactttgttactGAAGAGGAATATATACTTCTGTACAGGCTATACCTCTAGAATTGGTAAAATATTAAAAGCAAGTATCAGTTGtgtattcattttattaaaatgaaaactatATAGACAGCTGTAATGACaatgtgtggaaaaaaatcttttcaaaatgtgcaaattgagtgaaacataaaatacaaacaattgCAAACTATACATCAAGTCCTATCCTCTTATTCTTACCTTATctttaataaatacaatatttggTTCCAGTGTATTACTGAAGTATTGCAAAGAATTCTTTAATGTGGTGTCGCTGTGGCAACGACAATGTAATAAATTCAAGCCTCTGATGAGCAGCCGACGTCTCAGCTCTGATATCAACTTCTCCGAGGTGTCACAAGATGTAATCACAGACTGCAAAGTGTTGGAGTTGATCGTTTGCCAGTGGAGGTGTCGAGCAGTTATTGCAGTTATAAAAGAGAGAGTTTGACTCCATTTTTTTACCCTCACTGACAAGAAGAAGAGGCTTTCAGTCTGTTATGTCCCAACACGATGCTTATTGTACTGAACTCCTCCAGTCATGTCCCTCTTCTCATGTTGGCTtcatctaaaagaaagaaagagttaGGAGTGAGTGTTCACATATGATAAACACATGAAGACATTACCTGCACTGCATCAGGTGTTAATATCAGTATCTTACTAGCATAGTCCTCTGGGGTCATGGGTTGAGTGATGACCTTTCTGAGGGCCTCCAGCCAATCcttctgctcctgctcctgctcacacataaacacaaactccCTCTCCGGCGTTTTCAGCGTGATGCCACAGTTCCAGCGGCCTCCCCTCGTGCTCCGCCCTCTGCCCTCTGAAGCAGAGTAGCTGTGGCTCTCTGTGCCAATGAAGACGGCACCCAGCTCTGTAGCATCCTAAACAGCACAAAGAAGAGCACTCAGCAAAAACTATCTATAGTTTCATTTCAGGATAATAGCTGCATATTTTCCTAGAAATGTTGTGCAAGGTAGTAAGTATTATCTGTTAATTACcagtggatttttaaaatacaGAAGCTTTCTGTTCATTGAGCACAGTGTGAACCACCTCTTCTTGAATGGCTCTCGatgctgaaaacacacaaacagacaaaggaacatagaggcagagagagagagaaaacaattaaTCTAATTCATTTGTtagataaatgtaaataaatcaaattaactTTTGTAATAAACTCAGGTAGTTTACGAACCGTTGGGCCAGTTTTCTCCATGTACCCCTCCTTCAGGCAACGTCCCGTTATCTGAGGTATTAACTGTGCAAAGAGGAAACACAAAAGTCAGTTTAACACTTGAACTTTAACAATCTATCCAAGCTAAAtctttttgaaatttttttacTCACGTCATTATCTTGAAGAGTGGGATGTTTCTTCTGGAGGTATGCCAAGCGTGTTGCCCGAATAGCATTGAACAAGGTTACGATTACCTATAAGGCACCAGATATAATAGGAGAGCATGTCAGGAAGACATAAACTACATCCATGCAAGTACACTGTCTGGACAGTAACATACAAAAGGAGAGAGCTTTACAAAGCAAGATAGCTGAACATAAAAGCTGTATTTATTATCAGATATAGAAACAAAAATCCAAAGATCCAATATGGTCCCAAGATGTCAgaagacaaataaaacacaaagaagcACAAGACATTCAacataaaaactaaacaaacacaatCCTGAAACCAAACTTTACATGAATGCACAGCGGTCCTGGTATTACAGTTATGCTGAGCATGAACCATTGTTATCTGAGAACACAAATATTGAGGATCATACCCACTGATAATATTGTACATATGATGCAGCTTCTGTTGTCCTACTCCGATCTGTAGGTTACTGGCAGCAGTCCTACCCATCTGAATGAGTTACAATTAGTGTCGCATAACAGTTTGTTCCTAAGTTTAGCTGTCAAACCACTGTACCAAGCAGAACATGCATGATCACAATGACACTGCATCAATGATGTCAAGAGAAACAGGAACTTGAGTTTGCTGGCACGCTTAACATTGTAGCAGCAATAGAGTCACAGGAGAGTGTCTGTCCCAATATTATTCCTAAATATATACGACCATGACACATGCATGCAGTATATTTGTGTATGTTAAGTACAATGCGTGCAGTGTGgagattttctgcttttttttaggtatacagtatgtacattttaaagatGCTTTTGTACAACATTTTAAGGTTCCCCTTCTTCTAGCTCGCAACTGcatttgttggtgttttgttGATATTGTGATCTATTGCCTTTGTGCTTAAAAAAACCCTTAAACTTAATTAGCATATATGTAGAGGACGtatatacatgaaatttgacctctgcatttaacccatccgtaggagcagtgggctgctgtgaagcgctCGGGgggcaacttggggttcagtgtcttgcggTTAAACGATGaccactctacccactgagctacagacATCCTAAGTCTTTGACATGTACATCACAGTTGGTGTGATATTCAAAAGGTATAAGAGACTCTATACAGTCAAGACATTTATCTGttaaaagtagaaataaaacAGCACTATAATGGCACTCAAGCTCACCTGTCCTTTCTCGTGATAAACAAACAGATTCCTCGTGCGTTTGTCATGCATGTAGGAGATCTGCAGACCGTGACCGTGGCAGATCTTCTCCGGCTGGAAAACAGCATTCAGGTCCTTCATGGTGATGACAGCTTTCGGAAGCTTGGACTTGGTTTCAAAGAGAAGGATTGAGGAAGGATTTCAAGAGATTAGAAACAAACGGTATTTGACTCTAATGCTCATATTATGTTGTAGACGAAATATTGATGTGGCAAAACTCACGTCCTCTTTAATAAAGTATCTGAGGGTGAAGTCTTTCCGGGACAGCAAGAAGATCCTCTTTAAAAACTGCTTGTTGTCTTTGCCCTTCTTCCACAGTGTCAACTCAATCGGGTCTGGGTTAGATACATCAAATAAATGAGAGAGATGAACTAAACTtcttataaaatacaaaaacaaatgcataattctgaatatttttgctgattggaagattattttttatcttggCAGGATAATTACCTGAGCAATAAGTTTGCTGAACGTAGTTGTTTTCTCCTGTGAATTCTCTTCTTTCATACTTTGCACGGATCCATTGATCCTTAAGAACACTACAACAAAGCAAAAAACTCATTACTGTTTCCTTATTGTTGAAAGATAAGTAaataacagaaaacatgtcactgaTGAATGAGTCTAATTCATATCGTCTGTATTAATAGCTCCACTTCTGTACCCAACTCTCAGTGTTTGTTCCTCTAACTGTACCTCTCCACACCCATTCACTAGAAATACTTCACTTTTCACTTTCACTGGGTTAATGAGGTGAATGGATGGGGACTGTGGTGACGGTCACTCACATGCAGTCTCTCTGTTGCGGCCGGTAGAAGAAGGGAGGGACACACTTCTCATATATGGCTTTGGCTGCGGAATTTCCCATCTTCCGCATGAACTGAAACCATATAGGATGTGAGATTTAGGAAAATTCACAAGAATTACCTTcgttttatatttttagatttgtgtctcgcagaggaggaggagggatttaGTAAAACCAGAAACAAGTTACAAGTTAGACAGACCTCAATAacaaaacatgtacagtatccaTTTTGTAAGGTCTTCAACAATGACCTTGAATAAAATAGAGCATTAACGTGGTGGACAGATTAGGTTTCAAGATTCAAAATCTAAAGGTTTTATCTGTCACATGCACATACAATAGATACAGAATAATAAACAGAATAAGAggaagaataagaataagaaaaataatttaaaaaatcaaagctaaaaaaatatataaatgtttgtatatatttgtcCGAGTATTAAAGGgtcagtgtgtagaatttggcgccatctagcggtgaggttgcagattgcaaccaatagaaatttctcccgtgtgccaagcctgtaggagaactatgatagccgatgcaaaaacgtgaaaatgaAAAAACGCGAAGACGTGAATGTACCtatctagagccggtgtttggtttgtccgttctgggctactgtagaacatggcgaccggctccgtgaagaggacggtagatataaacggctcattctaaggtaacgaaaatacaatttgtattttcaggtgattatacactaaagaaaacatacctattaatattatattccatttctgctattagatccccctaattgttacagactggtcctttaagtgggCTGTGAAAATTttcaatatataaaaatgtaaatttaataaatgaataatatgaCTATCCATACGAAATGAATACAAACTACAAACATATACCTCTACTAGTGAATCATCCCAGAGATCCAGACGTATAGATTTTACCCTGCTGACAGCAGGCAAATTACGATGCATCCCCGAGCAGTTCAGGCACACAAAGATACCAAGAGTGTAGGAGGCCCAGTCCGGCTCTGTgaacaaaagaaataaatatatatatacatcacaATGTTTACACTGTAAGAAGGAActaaatacagtataaactcTAGTTGTGTGAGCAGCAAATACAGTGCATAATACAATAAAGTGACAATAACAGCAAATCTGTgtgtaaatttaatttaatttaagaatttaatttgttgttttactCAGTGATGGCGACATAGTGTTACAGGAGGAACAATGAGGTCATACCAGAACATACAGGGGCCACCACTTCCCCTTGTGAAAGTATATTACAAAACACGGTTATAAAATATGACTTTGGAGAGAgttctgttaacaaacaacattGCATGGCCTGTTGACGCAGGTTACTGGTCATCATTCTTTTAACtttaacaaagaaaacactcacacagagaTCAGGTATGATGGTCTTTGACAAAACATGTATAGTTGATATCATATCAAAATGATTATAATGTGGTTATGAATCTTTATCAGCGTACTCACCAGGAACTCCACAGTCAGCACACAAGTTGTTACCCGGCTGTCGCACCAAATCAAGCAGGATCTTGTTATTTCTGTCCAGACTGGCCATAGGTGAAGGTTGTTTGCTTCAGTCAGATTGACAGGTGAGTCCCAACAAAAGAGCTACAAGGTATTAACTCCACATGTTGAACAGTACagagctgctctgctctgtagCAGGTGGAAAACATCATTTCTTCTCAGAGGCCAGCAGTGGCCCAGCGTTTCCTCTTACCAGCACAGCATCATTACATTTATTGTTCTGCACACAAACGCAGAGGTCCAGAAATAACAGAGAAAGGAAGTGAAACCGACGTCATCGTGTAACAGGGCGATTGACTTACAGTAAGAGGCTGATATACTCGTGTGTAGCTCATAACTGTGGGTTTGACTTGTGTGGGCGAGGTTTACACTGTAAAtatctgaaatatttaaattaaatgaatttcaattaattaattacatttcatatgattatttacttatttaagtATGCAAAGTTTTAAAGGCTCTACACATTTTTGGTCCACCTACATGTGTGTTTACACGCATTATGTCTGATTAAACCTCTTCTCAAGACATGACTCTGCTTGACTGACACCTCCCTGAATctcctgttttttatttttacccaCTTATTAGAGCAAGAGAATTATACCTTTAcctctttttaatattatatggATTTTGATGACCTTGTGTGGTTCCCAATAAAGCTCCATTCAACTTTAACCCAAACAGAGGTCTTATCAGCCAGACTAAATGAacacacaagtgtgtgtgtgagtgtgcagcacctttcaaacacaaACCCATAAATAGAGACCAATTGATAAAATTTACAATAAGCTATTTGTGACATCTGACAGCGTATTGACCTTATGCGGGGCACCCCTTTTactattgttgttttgtgtcttacCTTCTGGTTGCTGTTCCTGCTCAGTGCTCACACCCTAATATAAATTTCTCAAAGTTGGGAAAACACTTCCACATTTTTTGCGGCGGTCATATAGCCTGACTACATAATACAACATACTTCCAGTGAAGACAGGAggttaaaagacaaaataatggaGTCTGAGCACttccctgttgctgaaatgcaTAAAGTCAAAGCAAGTGGCTGAAACACTGGTGTATTTATATCtaaatttaaagctgcattgatGTATTCTGGCCACAAGGGGGCAGGCAAACTACAAAACAAGCTAATAGACACATTCCTTTGCCAGTTTATAACTAATGTATTTATTACCAAGGTAGCTACCTTGGTAATAAATACATTAGTTATTAACTTGGTACCTGGTGCTTGATCACTAATGCAGTCGAATACAACAGCTCTGCAAAAAAAGATCCCACCTTCATGAAGCTTATTGGAACTGTTTTACAGAGTCGTTGGCTCAGaattatgatcattttggaggctgtgGTTTGCAGGAATGGAAGAAATGTTCAGACAaagatataaatacatataaataaatgtattttatatctatatattctGATATTTTAAGTCAAAATAACAATTGTTACAAGTAAACGTCCTGTTTTCAAAATCTAACTTAGGTAAAGGTAtgcaagtattatcagcaaaatgaaCTTAAAGTATTAATAGTACTTATTATGCAGCACAATGGCTCCTCTCAGTGTTGCATTACTGTATAAGCAACTAGTTCATATTATAGCTGGTTGAACTACTTTGTGGTTGGATAGTTTAATCAATATCaattcaacatattttataaTCTATAAACCACACATTTTGGagtaaaagataataataataataaacaatatgtaTTAACGCAGCTCAGTAGGActctataccaggggtcagcaacctttactatcaaaagagccattttaggcaaagaaaaaaaaaatctgtatggagacgcaaaacatttgagcattgtgatgaatgtGACACAGTTTACAGtgtaagtatatagtatataagtctaaagcagtgagggccaaagtgcaatgtactacggagtattagggccacattgagggaaacaaaatcggagatttccagaataaagtcataactttgcgagaaaaaagtcgtaatattacgagagtaaagccatatctttacgagaaaaaaagttgtaatattaccaggatagagtcataacttaacaagaaaaagttgtaatattacaagaataaagtca
Proteins encoded:
- the LOC119484661 gene encoding arf-GAP with dual PH domain-containing protein 2-like — translated: MASLDRNNKILLDLVRQPGNNLCADCGVPEPDWASYTLGIFVCLNCSGMHRNLPAVSRVKSIRLDLWDDSLVEFMRKMGNSAAKAIYEKCVPPFFYRPQQRDCIVLKDQWIRAKYERREFTGENNYVQQTYCSDPIELTLWKKGKDNKQFLKRIFLLSRKDFTLRYFIKEDSKLPKAVITMKDLNAVFQPEKICHGHGLQISYMHDKRTRNLFVYHEKGQVIVTLFNAIRATRLAYLQKKHPTLQDNDLIPQITGRCLKEGYMEKTGPTHREPFKKRWFTLCSMNRKLLYFKNPLDATELGAVFIGTESHSYSASEGRGRSTRGGRWNCGITLKTPEREFVFMCEQEQEQKDWLEALRKVITQPMTPEDYANEANMRRGT